From Rhodanobacteraceae bacterium, the proteins below share one genomic window:
- a CDS encoding Cytochrome d ubiquinol oxidase subunit I has translation MTSPLGFHVSALWPQLVAVYCVTLLPLAAGLPPIIAIIESVYVMTGREIWRQTARFWGKLFGVVLLMWAVGSILLTLLYVADPGRFTKHIHGMPGPLLVLFFMPFVLAFGLLLWNRFRNWWNPHRVRHLIVTWLWTPLFGFAVLKVAIGFGLLDNPAGVDLDAGSMQAWIYDVPAVLLNVAAQSRFVHMIAACYLTAASLVLSISAWYMLRARNMRIARRSLTVAASFGLAAALSMAVLGDHRGYAESSGQQMRIAAIAAEWHTHAAPAPFTIFGIPDSHQRVTNARVDVPWALGLGATHSWRKAVPGLDDLEAVNLARIHDGVAAFTVMDTPWADPGGVDNLVFDLEDTPNLGYGLLLLRYTSNPARASDAMMAAAARDTIPNVPLLFWSFRGMALLGLYAIVLFGCAFWLASNRKLDRRWFLLAAAWSLPVPWVAGALGWIVSEAGRGPWVIDGVLPVTEIHASRPDMIVGAIACTAMAVLFVAGAALLVRLVRIGPEGLKFWPGDPGKAGKY, from the coding sequence GTGACCAGTCCCCTCGGGTTCCATGTTTCGGCACTGTGGCCCCAGCTCGTCGCGGTGTACTGCGTGACCTTGCTGCCGCTCGCGGCGGGATTGCCGCCGATCATCGCGATCATCGAAAGTGTTTACGTGATGACCGGAAGGGAAATCTGGCGGCAGACCGCGCGCTTCTGGGGCAAGTTGTTTGGCGTGGTCCTGCTGATGTGGGCCGTGGGCTCGATCCTGCTCACGCTTTTGTATGTCGCGGATCCCGGCCGGTTCACCAAACACATCCATGGAATGCCCGGCCCGTTGCTGGTGCTGTTCTTCATGCCTTTCGTACTTGCCTTCGGCCTGCTGCTGTGGAACCGTTTCCGCAACTGGTGGAATCCGCACCGGGTGCGGCACCTGATCGTTACATGGTTGTGGACGCCGTTGTTCGGATTCGCAGTGTTGAAGGTCGCGATCGGATTCGGCTTGCTGGACAACCCGGCCGGCGTGGACCTCGACGCCGGCAGCATGCAAGCCTGGATCTACGACGTGCCGGCGGTGCTGCTGAATGTCGCCGCCCAGTCCAGGTTCGTGCACATGATCGCGGCGTGCTATCTGACTGCCGCAAGCCTTGTCCTCTCGATTTCGGCCTGGTACATGTTGCGCGCCCGCAACATGCGGATCGCACGCCGTTCGCTGACCGTGGCCGCAAGTTTCGGTTTGGCAGCAGCACTCTCGATGGCGGTTCTTGGCGACCATCGCGGCTATGCCGAATCCTCCGGTCAGCAGATGCGGATCGCCGCCATTGCCGCCGAGTGGCATACCCACGCAGCACCCGCGCCTTTCACGATTTTCGGGATTCCGGACAGCCACCAGCGCGTCACCAACGCAAGGGTGGACGTGCCGTGGGCTTTGGGGCTGGGTGCCACCCATTCATGGAGGAAGGCGGTTCCGGGCCTGGACGATCTGGAGGCGGTGAACCTGGCGCGCATCCATGACGGTGTCGCGGCATTCACGGTGATGGATACGCCGTGGGCCGATCCGGGTGGCGTGGACAATCTTGTCTTCGACCTCGAAGACACACCCAACCTCGGCTACGGGTTGCTGTTGCTGCGGTACACCTCCAATCCAGCCCGTGCGAGTGACGCAATGATGGCCGCTGCAGCGAGGGACACGATTCCGAACGTGCCGTTGCTGTTCTGGAGTTTCCGCGGCATGGCGTTGCTTGGGCTGTATGCGATCGTCCTGTTTGGCTGCGCGTTCTGGCTCGCGTCGAATCGAAAACTGGACCGGCGCTGGTTCCTGCTCGCGGCAGCATGGAGCTTGCCCGTACCGTGGGTCGCGGGTGCGCTGGGCTGGATCGTGAGTGAAGCCGGCCGCGGTCCGTGGGTCATCGACGGTGTGTTGCCCGTGACGGAAATTCACGCCAGCCGCCCCGACATGATCGTCGGCGCCATCGCGTGCACCGCCATGGCCGTTCTGTTTGTTGCAGGTGCTGCATTGCTGGTTCGCCTTGTCCGCATCGGTCCCGAAGGGCTGAAGTTCTGGCCGGGCGATCCGGGCAAGGCCGGGAAATACTGA
- a CDS encoding Alcohol dehydrogenase produces MRAMVLEEIGEPLVLKELANPSVLPDEVLVRIEACGVCRTDLHVVDGELPLVKPPVIPGHEIVGIIERAGGRVRELVPGMRVGVPWLGGTCGVCAYCTTGRENLCDHPEFTGCTKPGGFASHVVARAAYCVRLRDDADAVATAPLLCAGLIGWRCLKRAGDAWRIGLYGFGAAAHIIAQVAARQDREVFAFTRPGDAAAQSFALSLGAVWAGGSDVLPPEQLDAAIIFAPLGSLVPAALKAVRKGGRVVCGGIHMSDIPAFPYRLLWEEREVVSVANLTREDARSFFPMATAMGVKTITQPYPLERANEALADLRNGSFSGAAVLVP; encoded by the coding sequence ATGCGCGCAATGGTTCTGGAGGAGATCGGTGAGCCGCTTGTTCTGAAAGAGTTGGCGAATCCCTCTGTGCTGCCGGACGAAGTGCTTGTGCGGATCGAGGCCTGCGGCGTGTGCCGCACCGATCTGCACGTGGTCGATGGCGAGTTGCCGCTCGTGAAGCCACCGGTCATACCGGGACACGAAATCGTCGGCATCATCGAACGCGCGGGTGGTCGCGTCAGGGAACTCGTGCCGGGGATGCGCGTCGGCGTGCCATGGCTCGGTGGCACCTGTGGTGTTTGCGCCTATTGCACGACGGGGCGCGAAAACCTGTGTGATCACCCGGAATTCACCGGCTGTACCAAGCCAGGTGGATTCGCCAGCCACGTGGTCGCCCGCGCCGCTTATTGCGTTCGCTTGCGCGACGATGCGGATGCAGTAGCCACCGCGCCGCTGCTGTGTGCGGGATTGATTGGATGGCGATGCCTGAAGCGCGCTGGCGATGCATGGCGGATCGGGTTGTATGGATTTGGTGCTGCCGCCCACATCATTGCGCAAGTGGCCGCGCGGCAAGATCGCGAGGTATTTGCCTTCACCCGTCCCGGGGACGCAGCTGCGCAATCGTTCGCATTGTCGCTCGGTGCCGTGTGGGCCGGCGGCTCGGATGTCTTGCCTCCGGAGCAACTGGATGCGGCCATCATCTTCGCGCCCCTCGGATCGCTTGTTCCTGCCGCGTTGAAGGCAGTGCGCAAGGGTGGGAGAGTGGTGTGCGGCGGAATTCACATGTCGGACATTCCCGCTTTTCCGTATCGACTGTTGTGGGAAGAGCGTGAAGTCGTTTCCGTCGCGAACCTTACGCGTGAAGACGCACGCAGTTTCTTTCCGATGGCCACCGCCATGGGAGTCAAGACCATCACGCAACCCTACCCGCTGGAGCGGGCGAACGAGGCGCTGGCGGATCTCCGCAACGGCAGTTTCAGCGGTGCCGCCGTGCTGGTGCCATGA
- a CDS encoding Sulfide:quinone oxidoreductase, Type I produces MAKIVVLGAGLGGMSAAYEIRSRVGTNHSITMIGDGPLFNFTPSNPWVAVGWRSAEDIRVDVTRPLANHDIRFIPVAAEKVVPEAKRIDLVDGNSVDYDYLVITTGPRPAFEKVPGSGPEGFTQSICTGPHAQKAWHAYQTFLTNPGPIVVGAMQGASCFGPAYEFAMILDTDLRRRKLRDRVPMTFITCEPYIGHMGLGGIGDSEGLLESELRRRHIKWIANSRVKKVEADKVHLEELDHDGRVAHVHELPFAFSMLIPGFAGVEAVQGVDGLVNPSGFIFIDEHQRNTKYPEIFAAGVCVAIPPVESTPVPTGVPKTGLMIESMVEAIAENLRAELAGKPARATATWNALCLADMGDSGFAFLALPEIPPGNVTKTMAGKWVHPAKVAYEKYFLRKMRQGKADPGYEKRILKAFGIARLKPKKHAA; encoded by the coding sequence ATGGCAAAGATAGTGGTATTGGGCGCGGGTTTGGGCGGCATGAGCGCAGCCTATGAAATCAGGTCGCGTGTAGGCACGAACCATTCGATCACGATGATCGGTGACGGACCACTGTTCAACTTCACGCCATCCAACCCCTGGGTGGCGGTGGGTTGGCGCAGCGCCGAGGACATCCGGGTGGATGTGACCCGTCCTCTCGCAAATCACGACATCCGCTTCATACCGGTCGCAGCCGAAAAGGTGGTTCCCGAAGCCAAGCGCATCGATCTTGTCGACGGCAACAGCGTCGATTACGACTACCTGGTGATCACGACCGGGCCGCGTCCGGCGTTCGAGAAGGTACCGGGCAGCGGCCCGGAAGGTTTCACCCAGTCCATATGCACCGGCCCGCACGCCCAAAAGGCGTGGCATGCCTACCAGACGTTCCTGACCAACCCGGGCCCCATCGTGGTGGGCGCCATGCAGGGCGCGAGCTGCTTTGGTCCTGCCTACGAGTTCGCGATGATCCTCGACACCGACCTGCGCCGCCGAAAGCTGCGCGACCGCGTGCCGATGACCTTCATCACGTGCGAGCCGTACATCGGGCACATGGGTCTGGGCGGCATCGGCGATTCGGAAGGCCTATTGGAATCGGAATTGCGTCGGCGTCACATCAAGTGGATCGCGAACAGTCGCGTGAAGAAGGTTGAAGCGGACAAGGTGCATCTGGAAGAACTGGATCACGATGGCAGGGTTGCGCATGTGCACGAGCTGCCGTTCGCATTCTCGATGCTGATCCCGGGCTTCGCCGGCGTCGAGGCCGTGCAGGGTGTCGACGGGTTGGTGAATCCCAGCGGTTTCATCTTCATCGACGAGCACCAGCGCAACACGAAATACCCGGAAATTTTCGCGGCCGGCGTGTGCGTGGCGATTCCGCCGGTGGAGTCGACCCCGGTACCGACCGGTGTGCCCAAAACCGGGCTGATGATCGAGTCGATGGTCGAAGCGATCGCGGAAAACCTGCGCGCCGAGCTGGCCGGCAAACCTGCCAGGGCGACGGCAACCTGGAATGCGCTGTGCCTGGCCGACATGGGTGACAGCGGATTCGCCTTCCTGGCGTTGCCGGAAATCCCACCCGGCAACGTGACGAAAACCATGGCCGGCAAGTGGGTGCATCCAGCCAAGGTGGCCTACGAAAAGTATTTCCTGCGCAAGATGCGCCAGGGCAAGGCCGATCCAGGCTATGAGAAGCGCATCCTCAAGGCATTCGGCATTGCACGGTTGAAACCGAAAAAGCACGCGGCATAA
- a CDS encoding Cytochrome d ubiquinol oxidase subunit X, with product MWYFTWLLGVGLACSFSILNAMWLEVHADDERDWAAVVNDD from the coding sequence ATGTGGTACTTCACATGGCTGCTTGGCGTCGGCCTCGCGTGCAGTTTCAGCATCCTCAATGCGATGTGGCTCGAGGTGCATGCGGATGACGAACGCGACTGGGCAGCGGTCGTCAATGACGATTGA
- a CDS encoding Mg(2+) transport ATPase, P-type, whose amino-acid sequence MNDASHANPTLDPAQAPQARVFALLDSNAKGLSESEAMQRLAKHGPNDPQAGLRTSPLAALIGLFGNPLVLMLLVAAMVSGALGDRVGAGIIVAMVLLSVMLNYVLSYRSKRAAERLRESIAPTASACRDGVWRDVPRRSLVPGDLIRLAAGDRIPADARVMEARGLHVQQSALTGESAPEEKDACEQPQGRVGAESRHLVFLGTSVVAGTATAVVLATGNDTAFGDVAARLSERPPPTEFERGLSGFARLIMRTVIGLVLLVVLAGIAFHRPLLETLLFALALAVGLTPEFMPMITTVTLARGAMRMARHHVVVKHLAAIEDFGSMTVLLSDKTGTLTRNETEVFASVDPTGEPSDRTAALAHLNSSLQTGIRSPLDDAILRGCVPLNDGAQKLDEIPFDFERRRLSVVATRGNETLLVAKGAPEFVISQCTQCVVDGTACALDMEMRERIRRVCDAYARQGLRVLAIAWRDIEQKPRYAPGDEKDLILAGFVSFADPVLPDVAESLRALARDGVTVKILSGDNELVARHVCEQVGLDAREIITGAQVDRLDQDALGVVAERVSVFARVSPAQKHRIVLALKARRAVVGFLGDGINDAPSLHAADVGISVVNAVDVARDAADIVLGERDLGALHAGVIEGRKAFANVMKYLLMGTSSNFGNVLSMAVASLVLPFLPMLPTQILLNNFLYDIAQVTIPGDNVDASQLMAPRRWSVSSIRRFMLGVGPISSLYDFLTFYVLLAWLHASQAEFHTGWFVESLATQTLVLFVIRTAGNPLRSHPSKSLVATVLGAVTVGTLLPFTPIGADLGFIPLPPMFFVFLAAATATYLLLVELVKRRFMGAVATEPEVIQRTASAA is encoded by the coding sequence ATGAACGACGCCTCTCACGCGAACCCCACACTCGACCCCGCGCAGGCCCCGCAGGCGCGTGTATTCGCCCTGCTCGACAGCAATGCCAAAGGACTGAGCGAATCCGAAGCCATGCAACGCCTGGCGAAGCATGGACCCAATGATCCGCAGGCTGGCTTGCGCACCAGCCCCCTGGCAGCGCTGATCGGATTGTTCGGCAATCCGCTGGTGTTGATGCTGCTGGTTGCGGCGATGGTCTCCGGCGCCCTTGGCGATCGTGTCGGCGCCGGCATCATCGTCGCGATGGTGTTGTTGAGCGTGATGCTCAACTACGTGCTGAGCTATCGCTCCAAACGCGCCGCCGAGCGGCTGCGGGAGAGCATCGCGCCGACGGCCAGCGCATGCCGCGATGGCGTTTGGCGCGATGTACCGCGACGCTCGCTGGTACCCGGCGACCTGATTCGCCTTGCCGCGGGGGATCGCATACCTGCCGACGCGCGAGTGATGGAAGCGCGCGGGCTGCACGTCCAGCAATCCGCCCTGACGGGAGAATCCGCACCCGAAGAGAAGGATGCCTGCGAGCAACCGCAGGGACGCGTGGGTGCCGAGTCGCGGCATCTCGTTTTCCTCGGCACTTCGGTGGTTGCAGGAACCGCCACGGCCGTCGTGCTGGCGACCGGCAACGACACCGCATTCGGTGACGTCGCCGCGCGCCTTTCGGAGCGTCCGCCGCCCACCGAGTTCGAGCGCGGCCTCTCCGGCTTCGCGCGCCTGATCATGCGCACCGTGATCGGACTGGTGTTGCTGGTCGTGCTGGCCGGCATCGCGTTCCACCGGCCGTTGCTCGAAACCCTGCTGTTCGCGCTGGCGCTGGCGGTCGGACTGACGCCGGAATTCATGCCCATGATCACCACCGTCACGCTCGCGCGCGGTGCCATGCGCATGGCGCGCCACCACGTGGTGGTGAAGCACCTCGCCGCCATCGAGGACTTCGGCAGCATGACGGTCCTGCTGAGCGACAAGACAGGCACGCTGACGCGCAACGAAACCGAAGTCTTCGCGAGCGTCGATCCGACGGGCGAACCGTCGGATCGGACGGCCGCCCTTGCGCACTTGAACAGTTCGCTGCAGACCGGCATCCGCAGTCCGCTCGACGACGCGATCCTGCGCGGCTGCGTCCCCCTGAACGATGGGGCGCAAAAGCTCGATGAAATTCCATTCGATTTCGAGCGTCGCCGCCTGAGCGTCGTGGCGACGCGCGGGAACGAAACACTCCTGGTTGCGAAGGGTGCACCTGAATTCGTGATCAGCCAATGCACGCAATGCGTGGTGGACGGCACCGCCTGTGCGCTGGACATGGAGATGCGCGAAAGGATCAGGCGCGTCTGCGACGCGTATGCGAGGCAGGGTCTGCGGGTTCTCGCCATTGCCTGGCGCGATATCGAACAAAAGCCGCGCTACGCGCCTGGTGACGAAAAGGACCTGATCCTGGCTGGTTTTGTGTCGTTCGCCGATCCGGTATTGCCGGACGTGGCCGAGTCCCTGCGCGCACTCGCGCGAGACGGCGTAACCGTGAAGATCCTGTCCGGCGACAACGAACTGGTCGCGCGTCATGTCTGCGAGCAGGTTGGGCTGGACGCGCGTGAAATCATCACCGGGGCCCAGGTGGACAGGCTCGATCAGGATGCGCTGGGTGTCGTTGCCGAACGCGTCAGCGTATTCGCACGCGTCAGCCCGGCGCAGAAACATAGAATCGTGCTGGCACTGAAAGCCCGCCGCGCCGTGGTTGGTTTCCTCGGCGACGGCATCAACGACGCGCCCTCGCTGCATGCGGCCGATGTCGGCATCTCCGTCGTCAATGCCGTGGACGTGGCACGCGACGCAGCAGATATCGTGCTGGGCGAACGTGATCTGGGCGCGCTGCACGCTGGCGTCATCGAGGGCCGCAAGGCTTTCGCCAACGTCATGAAGTATCTGTTGATGGGCACCAGCTCGAATTTCGGCAATGTCCTCAGCATGGCCGTGGCATCGCTCGTCCTGCCCTTCCTGCCGATGCTGCCCACCCAGATCCTGCTCAACAATTTCCTTTACGACATCGCGCAGGTCACCATTCCCGGCGACAACGTGGACGCTTCGCAGCTGATGGCGCCGCGCCGCTGGAGCGTAAGCTCGATCCGGCGGTTCATGCTCGGCGTGGGGCCGATCAGCTCGCTGTATGACTTCCTCACCTTTTACGTGTTGCTCGCGTGGCTGCACGCCTCGCAAGCCGAATTCCATACAGGCTGGTTCGTGGAATCGCTCGCCACGCAGACGCTGGTGCTGTTCGTGATCCGCACCGCCGGCAACCCGTTGCGCAGCCACCCGAGCAAGTCACTGGTGGCCACCGTGCTCGGCGCGGTCACCGTCGGCACGCTGTTGCCGTTCACGCCAATCGGCGCGGATCTGGGATTCATCCCGCTGCCCCCGATGTTCTTCGTCTTTCTCGCCGCCGCCACGGCAACCTATTTGCTTCTGGTGGAACTCGTGAAGCGCCGCTTCATGGGTGCCGTCGCCACGGAACCCGAGGTCATTCAGCGCACGGCGTCCGCGGCTTGA
- a CDS encoding Cytochrome c4 has translation MSFTTRAALVASIAWLVMAIGVALAASPRFDDLRKQAPIRGDAAAGAAKADVCAACHGSNGIAVAPTFPNLAGQSATYLYVQLRAFKDGARDNAVMQPLAKTLTDQDMRNLAAHFASLPGKHAPQQSSRGSILFHDGDAAQGIPPCQGCHGIDGRGPRPDFTSTAPQPAWSTFPVLAGQNAPYVLEQLKAYRDGTRVGTSNDKVMQGVARNLGAADMQALAEYVSSL, from the coding sequence GTGAGCTTCACGACACGCGCCGCACTCGTTGCCTCGATTGCATGGCTGGTAATGGCCATCGGCGTGGCACTGGCTGCAAGTCCGCGCTTCGATGACCTGCGCAAGCAAGCACCGATCCGCGGCGACGCGGCGGCGGGCGCGGCCAAAGCTGACGTTTGCGCGGCTTGCCACGGCAGCAACGGCATCGCGGTTGCGCCGACATTCCCCAACCTCGCCGGACAATCGGCAACCTACCTCTACGTGCAGTTGCGTGCTTTCAAGGATGGCGCACGCGACAACGCCGTGATGCAACCGCTCGCGAAAACGCTGACCGACCAGGACATGCGCAACCTTGCCGCGCATTTCGCGTCGCTGCCCGGCAAGCACGCGCCGCAGCAATCATCGCGCGGTTCAATCCTGTTCCATGATGGCGACGCCGCGCAAGGCATCCCGCCCTGCCAGGGCTGCCACGGCATCGACGGCCGGGGGCCTCGCCCCGATTTCACCAGCACCGCACCGCAACCGGCGTGGTCGACGTTTCCGGTGCTCGCCGGCCAGAACGCGCCGTACGTGCTGGAACAATTGAAGGCTTACCGCGACGGCACCCGCGTCGGGACCAGCAACGACAAGGTGATGCAGGGCGTCGCGCGCAACCTCGGCGCGGCCGACATGCAAGCGCTCGCCGAATACGTGTCGAGTCTGTAG